The DNA region GCTACTCCTTTGCATTAACTTTTTTTATGATTCTGGTCGTCATACGCATGAAGGTTCTTCCCGAGAAGCACCTGGAGCTGTCACAAACGATAGCTTTATTGATCGGATCCATACGGACCGAAAAGGGCTGCCTGCGCTGTGACTGTTGCCAGAATGTGGATAACGAAAATGAACTCTGTCTTCTTGAGGAATGGGATACCCAG from Deltaproteobacteria bacterium includes:
- a CDS encoding antibiotic biosynthesis monooxygenase, whose product is MILVVIRMKVLPEKHLELSQTIALLIGSIRTEKGCLRCDCCQNVDNENELCLLEEWDTQ